A single Nomia melanderi isolate GNS246 chromosome 13, iyNomMela1, whole genome shotgun sequence DNA region contains:
- the Cisd2 gene encoding CDGSH iron sulfur domain 2 isoform X1, which translates to MEPIAHLVKVSIPNYLAGLPIPDSIGGWFRLGVRDWISLIPPSAMLAGIGYMSYKAFCPLAKGPPCGRVNHTIKKDVSKVVDSVDIEDITEKAVFCRCWRSKNWPYCDGSHGPHNQEQNDNVGPLVVTKKNA; encoded by the exons ATGGAGCCAATTGCACATCTCGTCAAAGTATCTATTCCGAATTATTTGGCTGGATTACCGATTCCAGATTCTATAGGAGGATGGTTTCGATTAGGag TACGAGACTGGATCTCCTTAATTCCACCTTCTGCGATGCTTGCGGGCATCGGTTACATGTCCTACAAAGCATTTTGTCCGTTAGCAAAAGGCCCG cCTTGTGGCCGTGTTAATCATACTATAAAGAAGGATGTGAGTAAAGTAGTAGACTCTGTTGATATAGAAGATATAACTGAAAAAGCTGTTTTCTGTCGCTGTTGGAGGTCTAAAAAT TGGCCGTACTGTGATGGTTCTCATGGACCACATAATCAAGAACAGAATGATAATGTAGGTCCCCTTGTCGTTACCAAAAAGAATGCTTAA
- the Cisd2 gene encoding CDGSH iron sulfur domain 2 isoform X2 — MTRILYVHLVRDWISLIPPSAMLAGIGYMSYKAFCPLAKGPPCGRVNHTIKKDVSKVVDSVDIEDITEKAVFCRCWRSKNWPYCDGSHGPHNQEQNDNVGPLVVTKKNA; from the exons ATGACGAGGATTCTGTATGTCCATTTAGTACGAGACTGGATCTCCTTAATTCCACCTTCTGCGATGCTTGCGGGCATCGGTTACATGTCCTACAAAGCATTTTGTCCGTTAGCAAAAGGCCCG cCTTGTGGCCGTGTTAATCATACTATAAAGAAGGATGTGAGTAAAGTAGTAGACTCTGTTGATATAGAAGATATAACTGAAAAAGCTGTTTTCTGTCGCTGTTGGAGGTCTAAAAAT TGGCCGTACTGTGATGGTTCTCATGGACCACATAATCAAGAACAGAATGATAATGTAGGTCCCCTTGTCGTTACCAAAAAGAATGCTTAA
- the LOC116432279 gene encoding uncharacterized protein LOC116432279 produces MKKMLQLPVIFVLIISMFVASVPVDTSHEDGHDKSAVDTTTNVNNGAVNITTDSNTTTVAPLVQAAENKTGNLNSKISEPSQNVTKANETVPQHIEKANENEKHKCNSTKEQDDMQGCYVLPHDSEEDTDDNLAGSTPVPTPVTTDVTKKTEVNKTKASTDEIKINVQKKNESVDVYPLNSTETTQSVTYDIVSTEASNVKNTSSTEGSLKPTVKPTTANDTTTSNPVEPPMVNKITSVESDGTVTEVKSADRNKSMPSGVIALVIAISFGVAIAIVYIGMIVWRRYIEYRYGHRELLVNELEFDTNDLRHFEL; encoded by the exons ATGAAGAAGATGCTTCAGCTGCCGGTGATCTTTGTTCTGATAATTTCGATGTTCG TGGCCAGTGTCCCCGTGGACACGTCGCATGAGGACGGACACGATAAGAGTGCAGTAGACACTACGACGAACGTGAACAATGGTGCAGTTAATATCACAACCGACAGTAATACAACAACCGTCGCACCTCTGGTTCAAGCGGCCGAAAATAAAACGG gaaatttaaatagtaaaatatcgGAACCGTCCCAGAACGTGACTAAAGCGAATGAGACGGTACCGCAGCATATAGAGAAAGCCAATGAAAATGAGAAGCATAAATGTAATTCCACGAAGGAACAAGATGACATGCAAGGCTGTTATGTCTTACCACATGACAGCGAAGAAGATACAGACGATAATTTAGCGGGAAGTACGCCAG TGCCCACACCAGTTACGACAGACGTGACTAAGAAGACGGAGGTGAATAAGACGAAAGCTTCAACGGATGAGATTAAAATAAACGttcagaagaaaaatgaaagcgTCGATGTTTATCCGTTAAATTCAACGGAAACCACGCAGTCAGTGACCTATGATATTGTGTCGACCGAAGCGAGTAATGTTAAAAACACGAGTAGCACAG AGGGAAGCTTAAAACCTACTGTAAAGCCTACTACTGCGAATGACACTACAACAAGTAATCCAGTAGAACCGCCGAtggtaaataaaataacaagtgTAGAGTCCGATGGTACTGTTACAGAAGTGAAATCGGCAGATAGAAACAAAAGTATGCCATCAGGAGTTATAGCGTTAGTCATTGCGATCAGTTTTGGTGTCGCAATCGCGATAGTGTACATTGGCATGATTGTTTGGAGGCGATACATTGA GTACAGGTACGGTCATCGAGAGCTACTTGTTAATGAACTGGAATTTGACACCAATGATTTGCGTCACTTTGAG CTGTAA
- the LOC116432278 gene encoding STAM-binding protein isoform X2, which translates to MNKERLETKPVKHPSLKDVGVSDPRARLKALSDYASAVEMDHNIPPQRYYRSGVEMIRMADMCMKDDLKYAYILYVKFITIFVEKIRNHPHFHLVPLKDKEQNQQTLRKVIPKAEEIKKQLLEQYQAEYEKYLEDVKLRERIEKEKLKQEELEKLREEEERKNKLAALAAVRAAKAMSTNVVTSEDKFKKVPSITPKPLISPSSDIAQTSKDKTPTIDRSTKPSVLMSDNHTLRDMVLPTKLMQNFLMLAFNNTMNNKETCGILAGKLERNKLLVTHLLIPEQTGSSDSCLTHNEEDIFDYQDQHNLITLGWIHTHPTQTAFLSSVDLHTHCAYQLMMAEAIAIVCAPKYDETGFFILTPEYGLDFIANCRETGFHPHPSEPPLYTKAKHCKLDVSAMIEVVDLRRK; encoded by the exons atgaacaaGGAAAGGTTGGAGACAAAACCTGTCAAACATCCTTCTTTGAAGGATGTTGGCGTATCAGATCCACGTGCACGATTAAAAGCTCTTTCAGACTATGCATCTGCTGTAGAAATGGACCACAACATTCCACCACAAAG ATATTATCGTTCTGGTGTAGAGATGATCAGAATGGCTGACATGTGTATGAAAGACGATCTTAAATatgcatatattttatatgtgaaATTTATAAC GATATTTGTggagaaaataagaaatcatcCACATTTTCATTTAGTGCCATTAAAGGACAAGGAACAGAATCAACAAACTTTACGTAAAGTCATTCCTAAagctgaagaaataaaaaaacaattattagaGCAATATCAGGCAgaatatgagaaatatttagAAGATGTAAAGTTAAGGGAAAGAATTGAGAAGGAGAAACTGAAACAGGAGGAGTTAGAAAa ATTAagagaagaggaagagaggaaaaacAAACTTGCTGCGCTAGCAGCTGTTAGAGCAGCAAAAGCTATGAGTACGAATGTAGTGACTTCTGAAGACAAGTTTAAGAAAGTTCCTAGTATAACACCCAAACCATTGATAAGTCCATCTTCTGATATAGCACAGACATCTAAAGACAA GACACCTACTATAGATCGTTCCACAAAACCTTCTGTGCTTATGAGTGACAATCATACCTTACGGGACATGGTGTTACCAACTAAATTAATGCAGAATTTCCTCATGCTGGCttttaataatacaatgaataataaagaaacatgTGGTATCTTAGCAGGAAAATTGGAAAGAAATAAGTTATTAGTAACCCATTTATTAATTCCTGAACAAACTGGATCTTCGGATTCATGCTTGACACATAACGAGGAAGACATATTTGATTATCAAGATCAACATAATTTGATCACTCTTGGTTGGATACAT ACACATCCTACACAGACTGCATTTCTGTCTAGTGTTGATCTCCATACGCACTGTGCCTATCAGCTTATGATGGCAGAAGCTATTGCCATTGTTTGTGCACCAAAATATGACGa gacaggattttttattttaactccAGAATATGGATTAGATTTTATAGCCAACTGCCGAGAAACAGGATTTCATCCACATCCAAGTGAACCACCACTGTATACG AAAGCAAAACATTGCAAGTTAGATGTATCGGCAATGATAGAAGTAGTAGATTTAAGAAGAAAATGA
- the LOC116432278 gene encoding STAM-binding protein-like A isoform X1 — MNKERLETKPVKHPSLKDVGVSDPRARLKALSDYASAVEMDHNIPPQRYYRSGVEMIRMADMCMKDDLKYAYILYVKFITIFVEKIRNHPHFHLVPLKDKEQNQQTLRKVIPKAEEIKKQLLEQYQAEYEKYLEDVKLRERIEKEKLKQEELEKLREEEERKNKLAALAAVRAAKAMSTNVVTSEDKFKKVPSITPKPLISPSSDIAQTSKDKRTPTIDRSTKPSVLMSDNHTLRDMVLPTKLMQNFLMLAFNNTMNNKETCGILAGKLERNKLLVTHLLIPEQTGSSDSCLTHNEEDIFDYQDQHNLITLGWIHTHPTQTAFLSSVDLHTHCAYQLMMAEAIAIVCAPKYDETGFFILTPEYGLDFIANCRETGFHPHPSEPPLYTKAKHCKLDVSAMIEVVDLRRK, encoded by the exons atgaacaaGGAAAGGTTGGAGACAAAACCTGTCAAACATCCTTCTTTGAAGGATGTTGGCGTATCAGATCCACGTGCACGATTAAAAGCTCTTTCAGACTATGCATCTGCTGTAGAAATGGACCACAACATTCCACCACAAAG ATATTATCGTTCTGGTGTAGAGATGATCAGAATGGCTGACATGTGTATGAAAGACGATCTTAAATatgcatatattttatatgtgaaATTTATAAC GATATTTGTggagaaaataagaaatcatcCACATTTTCATTTAGTGCCATTAAAGGACAAGGAACAGAATCAACAAACTTTACGTAAAGTCATTCCTAAagctgaagaaataaaaaaacaattattagaGCAATATCAGGCAgaatatgagaaatatttagAAGATGTAAAGTTAAGGGAAAGAATTGAGAAGGAGAAACTGAAACAGGAGGAGTTAGAAAa ATTAagagaagaggaagagaggaaaaacAAACTTGCTGCGCTAGCAGCTGTTAGAGCAGCAAAAGCTATGAGTACGAATGTAGTGACTTCTGAAGACAAGTTTAAGAAAGTTCCTAGTATAACACCCAAACCATTGATAAGTCCATCTTCTGATATAGCACAGACATCTAAAGACAA AAGGACACCTACTATAGATCGTTCCACAAAACCTTCTGTGCTTATGAGTGACAATCATACCTTACGGGACATGGTGTTACCAACTAAATTAATGCAGAATTTCCTCATGCTGGCttttaataatacaatgaataataaagaaacatgTGGTATCTTAGCAGGAAAATTGGAAAGAAATAAGTTATTAGTAACCCATTTATTAATTCCTGAACAAACTGGATCTTCGGATTCATGCTTGACACATAACGAGGAAGACATATTTGATTATCAAGATCAACATAATTTGATCACTCTTGGTTGGATACAT ACACATCCTACACAGACTGCATTTCTGTCTAGTGTTGATCTCCATACGCACTGTGCCTATCAGCTTATGATGGCAGAAGCTATTGCCATTGTTTGTGCACCAAAATATGACGa gacaggattttttattttaactccAGAATATGGATTAGATTTTATAGCCAACTGCCGAGAAACAGGATTTCATCCACATCCAAGTGAACCACCACTGTATACG AAAGCAAAACATTGCAAGTTAGATGTATCGGCAATGATAGAAGTAGTAGATTTAAGAAGAAAATGA
- the LOC116432278 gene encoding STAM-binding protein isoform X3 has translation MNKERLETKPVKHPSLKDVGVSDPRARLKALSDYASAVEMDHNIPPQRYYRSGVEMIRMADMCMKDDLKYAYILYVKFITIFVEKIRNHPHFHLVPLKDKEQNQQTLRKVIPKAEEIKKQLLEQYQAEYEKYLEDVKLRERIEKEKLKQEELEKLREEEERKNKLAALAAVRAAKAMSTNVVTSEDKFKKVPSITPKPLISPSSDIAQTSKDKRTPTIDRSTKPSVLMSDNHTLRDMVLPTKLMQNFLMLAFNNTMNNKETCGILAGKLERNKLLVTHLLIPEQTGSSDSCLTHNEEDIFDYQDQHNLITLGWIHTHPTQTAFLSSVDLHTHCAYQLMMAEAIAIVCAPKYDEIFYFNSRIWIRFYSQLPRNRISSTSK, from the exons atgaacaaGGAAAGGTTGGAGACAAAACCTGTCAAACATCCTTCTTTGAAGGATGTTGGCGTATCAGATCCACGTGCACGATTAAAAGCTCTTTCAGACTATGCATCTGCTGTAGAAATGGACCACAACATTCCACCACAAAG ATATTATCGTTCTGGTGTAGAGATGATCAGAATGGCTGACATGTGTATGAAAGACGATCTTAAATatgcatatattttatatgtgaaATTTATAAC GATATTTGTggagaaaataagaaatcatcCACATTTTCATTTAGTGCCATTAAAGGACAAGGAACAGAATCAACAAACTTTACGTAAAGTCATTCCTAAagctgaagaaataaaaaaacaattattagaGCAATATCAGGCAgaatatgagaaatatttagAAGATGTAAAGTTAAGGGAAAGAATTGAGAAGGAGAAACTGAAACAGGAGGAGTTAGAAAa ATTAagagaagaggaagagaggaaaaacAAACTTGCTGCGCTAGCAGCTGTTAGAGCAGCAAAAGCTATGAGTACGAATGTAGTGACTTCTGAAGACAAGTTTAAGAAAGTTCCTAGTATAACACCCAAACCATTGATAAGTCCATCTTCTGATATAGCACAGACATCTAAAGACAA AAGGACACCTACTATAGATCGTTCCACAAAACCTTCTGTGCTTATGAGTGACAATCATACCTTACGGGACATGGTGTTACCAACTAAATTAATGCAGAATTTCCTCATGCTGGCttttaataatacaatgaataataaagaaacatgTGGTATCTTAGCAGGAAAATTGGAAAGAAATAAGTTATTAGTAACCCATTTATTAATTCCTGAACAAACTGGATCTTCGGATTCATGCTTGACACATAACGAGGAAGACATATTTGATTATCAAGATCAACATAATTTGATCACTCTTGGTTGGATACAT ACACATCCTACACAGACTGCATTTCTGTCTAGTGTTGATCTCCATACGCACTGTGCCTATCAGCTTATGATGGCAGAAGCTATTGCCATTGTTTGTGCACCAAAATATGACGa gattttttattttaactccAGAATATGGATTAGATTTTATAGCCAACTGCCGAGAAACAGGATTTCATCCACATCCAAGTGA